One genomic window of Candidatus Tanganyikabacteria bacterium includes the following:
- a CDS encoding ATP-binding protein, whose product MDFVDRDQELARLGYWWDEARGGSLGIVWGRRRVGKTELIRTFATGRRALFHIGARRPVTDELRILAGEAAAILGTDSMRDLRRRPYADWTDAIESLCEAASARPMLVVLDEFPELVEVCPELPSILRAVWDRLRHRTHLRLLLCGSAVRTMEAMQEEREPLYGRFDLALTLHPFRPHEAALMLRDLPPAERARVWGITGGVPQYLAWWDPGQSLPENLERLACTPGGHLLAEGDLVMATEGGSGDLSSQILYAIAAGRTKFSEIKDAVRTDPTRGLERLRSLRLIDRILPVTEDEHSTRRRCYRIADNFLAFWLGVLSKHRGQIDFGLGSSLLPVLLQELDDHMGPRWEEAFRQHLRLLAEQGRLGEEVVAIGPFWSSRDRGAEAEIDAVVLAGRERSASLAGEAKWSREVDGRRLLLALLRKVEALPRARADLRLAIASREAIAGVETLRDVTGGEVLAFTAADVFGEA is encoded by the coding sequence ATGGATTTCGTCGATCGCGACCAGGAGCTGGCGCGCCTCGGCTACTGGTGGGATGAGGCGCGGGGTGGGAGCCTGGGCATCGTCTGGGGCCGGCGGAGGGTCGGCAAGACCGAGCTGATCCGGACCTTTGCGACGGGGCGCCGCGCGCTGTTTCACATCGGGGCTCGCCGGCCGGTGACCGACGAGCTACGAATCCTGGCTGGAGAGGCCGCCGCGATACTTGGTACAGATTCGATGCGGGATCTCCGCCGGCGGCCGTACGCCGACTGGACCGACGCAATCGAGAGCCTGTGCGAGGCCGCTTCCGCCCGGCCCATGCTTGTGGTCCTCGACGAGTTTCCCGAGCTTGTCGAGGTCTGTCCGGAGCTTCCGAGCATCCTGCGGGCGGTCTGGGACCGGCTTCGCCACAGGACCCATCTCAGGCTGCTGCTTTGCGGTTCTGCAGTCCGGACCATGGAAGCCATGCAGGAGGAGCGGGAGCCCCTCTACGGTCGCTTCGATCTCGCGCTGACTCTCCATCCCTTCCGGCCCCACGAGGCCGCCCTGATGCTGCGAGACCTCCCGCCGGCCGAGCGGGCGCGCGTCTGGGGCATCACCGGCGGCGTGCCCCAGTACCTGGCCTGGTGGGATCCCGGGCAGTCCCTGCCGGAGAACCTCGAGCGCCTGGCCTGCACACCCGGCGGCCACCTGCTGGCCGAGGGCGATCTTGTCATGGCCACCGAAGGCGGATCGGGGGATCTGTCCAGCCAGATCCTGTACGCCATCGCCGCGGGCCGAACGAAGTTCAGCGAGATCAAGGATGCCGTGCGCACCGATCCGACCCGCGGCCTGGAGCGCCTTCGCAGCCTCAGGCTGATCGATCGGATCCTGCCCGTCACCGAGGATGAGCACTCCACCCGCCGGCGGTGCTACCGGATAGCCGACAACTTCCTCGCGTTCTGGCTCGGCGTGCTGTCGAAACACCGCGGCCAGATCGATTTCGGCCTCGGCTCCAGCCTGCTTCCGGTCTTGCTGCAGGAACTCGACGACCACATGGGGCCGCGGTGGGAAGAGGCATTCAGGCAGCATCTGCGGCTGCTGGCCGAGCAAGGGCGCCTCGGGGAGGAAGTCGTGGCGATCGGCCCGTTCTGGAGCAGCCGGGATCGTGGCGCCGAGGCGGAGATAGACGCCGTGGTCCTTGCGGGCAGGGAGCGCTCCGCATCCCTTGCCGGCGAGGCGAAATGGTCTCGCGAGGTTGACGGTCGCCGCCTGCTCCTGGCCCTGCTCCGCAAGGTCGAGGCTCTTCCCCGGGCGAGGGCGGATCTGCGGCTGGCGATCGCGTCCCGCGAGGCGATCGCCGGCGTCGAAACCCTGCGCGACGTGACCGGCGGGGAGGTGCTCGCCTTCACGGCGGCCGACGTCTTCGGAGAGGCCTGA